A region from the Streptomyces tsukubensis genome encodes:
- a CDS encoding ABC transporter permease, with protein sequence MADVVWRSRGRTRRSTRTVRVTVSAVIVAAVVLAVLIVPPVVQLDEQAVDLSQKLQPPSLAHPFGTDDVGRDLLLRSVYGLRISLLVGLVAALVATVVGTLVGAAAATFGGWVDRVVMRLVDTFSSVPHLLLGIFVVAMFRPGVWPVIASVAVTHWLSTARIVRSEVLSLRSRPYIDAAISGGASRLRVTGRHLVPAVLPQAGLAAVLMVPHAMWHESALSFLGLGLPSHQASLGNLIQTARGSLLAGDWWPTLFPGLFLIIPTLAIAGLAGAWRERMNPRRRSELML encoded by the coding sequence ATGGCTGACGTCGTATGGCGTTCCCGTGGACGCACCCGCCGCTCCACCCGCACCGTCCGGGTCACCGTATCGGCGGTGATCGTCGCGGCCGTCGTCCTGGCGGTCCTGATCGTGCCGCCGGTCGTCCAGCTCGACGAACAGGCGGTCGACCTCTCGCAGAAGCTCCAGCCGCCGTCCCTCGCGCATCCCTTCGGCACCGACGACGTCGGCCGGGACCTGCTGCTGCGCTCGGTGTACGGCCTGAGGATCTCCCTGCTCGTCGGACTCGTCGCCGCGCTGGTGGCCACGGTCGTCGGAACTCTGGTGGGCGCAGCGGCGGCCACCTTCGGCGGCTGGGTGGACCGGGTCGTGATGCGCCTGGTCGACACCTTCTCGTCCGTACCGCACCTGCTGCTCGGCATCTTCGTCGTCGCCATGTTCCGGCCCGGGGTCTGGCCGGTCATCGCCTCGGTGGCCGTCACACACTGGCTGTCGACGGCACGCATCGTCCGCTCGGAGGTGCTGTCGCTGCGCTCGCGCCCGTACATCGACGCGGCGATCTCCGGCGGAGCCTCCCGCCTGCGGGTCACCGGCCGCCATCTGGTGCCCGCGGTACTCCCGCAGGCGGGCCTGGCGGCCGTGCTGATGGTCCCGCATGCGATGTGGCACGAGTCCGCGCTCTCCTTCCTGGGCCTGGGCCTGCCGAGCCACCAGGCCAGCCTCGGCAATCTGATCCAGACCGCGCGGGGTTCGCTGCTGGCGGGCGACTGGTGGCCGACGCTCTTCCCCGGCCTGTTCCTGATCATCCCGACGCTCGCCATCGCCGGCCTCGCCGGAGCCTGGCGGGAACGGATGAACCCGCGACGCCGATCGGAGTTGATGCTGTGA
- a CDS encoding ABC transporter ATP-binding protein, which yields MLELTSVTAGYERGVAVVRDVSLTLAPGEAVGLLGPSGCGKSTLARVAALLHRPWSGGVVVDGVPVRGWRYGAPRELRTAIGVVFQQPRLSADPRLTLQDLIAEPLRATGRRAEAAGRTAELAAEVGLTDDLLRRRPHEVSDGQLQRACLARALVLRPRWLVCDEMTAMLDASTTAALVAVVETYRRGTGAGLLAVGHDRVLLERWCDRTVHWDEVAPAGAARGAQRPTGV from the coding sequence GTGCTTGAACTGACCTCGGTCACCGCGGGGTACGAGCGGGGTGTCGCGGTCGTCCGTGATGTGTCGCTCACCCTCGCGCCCGGCGAGGCCGTCGGGCTGCTGGGCCCGAGCGGCTGCGGAAAGTCCACCCTCGCCCGGGTCGCCGCGCTGCTGCACCGGCCCTGGTCCGGCGGGGTCGTCGTCGACGGCGTGCCCGTCCGGGGCTGGCGGTACGGCGCCCCGCGCGAACTGCGCACCGCGATCGGCGTCGTGTTCCAGCAGCCCCGGCTCTCCGCCGATCCCCGGCTGACCCTCCAGGACCTGATCGCTGAGCCGCTGCGGGCGACCGGCCGCCGGGCCGAGGCGGCGGGCCGCACCGCGGAACTGGCCGCCGAGGTGGGGCTGACGGACGATCTGCTGCGCCGCCGTCCGCACGAGGTGAGCGACGGACAGTTGCAGCGGGCGTGTCTGGCCCGCGCCCTCGTGCTCCGCCCCCGGTGGCTGGTCTGCGACGAGATGACCGCGATGCTCGACGCGTCGACCACCGCCGCGCTGGTGGCGGTCGTCGAAACCTACCGCCGCGGGACCGGTGCCGGTCTGCTGGCCGTCGGACACGACAGGGTGCTGCTGGAGCGCTGGTGCGACCGGACCGTGCACTGGGACGAGGTGGCTCCGGCCGGTGCCGCTCGCGGTGCTCAGCGCCCGACGGGCGTCTGA
- a CDS encoding ABC transporter substrate-binding protein, producing the protein MARSGHRIHRAAAVALAAALTAGATACSNPGSGSAGGAKDSAVVGIATEPESLSPLLGFGKDGNSKIFDGLLAMGPDMQLKPALAAALPKVSPDGLTYTYTLRKGVTFSDGKPFTAEDVVFTYKTVLDPKTNNASRSELDAVKDVTAPGGDTVVFTLKYPYAPFAQRTVHPIVPRHVLVGQDVNTGPFTTRPVGTGPYLLSSWSKGEKLTFKANPSYWGGAPAVKKFTMAVIKDDDVRATRLRAGDLDGAILPPNLAEGFKGDKSRKTHAATTYDYRTVTLPTGNKVTGDLAVRRALDVAVDRKAMVDKILEGAGKPAYGPVPTDSEWFAKGTERTHDLDRAKQILDEAGWKPGGDGIRVKDGVRAEFPLWYPSGDKLRQDHALAYASDAKKAGISVKTQAGTWEVIEPRMKQDAVLAGGGSPGDPDFDQYLLLTSSLAGDGFNNMAWYDNPAVDQALVKGRQSGDKAVRKSAYETVQRELVKNPGYTFLTHIDHLYVVNDKWDGLSTQVEPHEHGLASGPWWNVEDWTPKK; encoded by the coding sequence GTGGCCCGTTCCGGCCACCGGATACACCGGGCGGCGGCCGTCGCCCTGGCGGCTGCGCTCACCGCGGGAGCCACCGCCTGCTCGAATCCGGGCAGCGGCTCCGCGGGCGGCGCCAAGGATTCGGCCGTCGTCGGCATCGCCACCGAGCCCGAGAGCCTCAGCCCCCTCCTCGGCTTCGGCAAGGACGGCAACTCCAAGATCTTCGACGGGCTGCTCGCCATGGGCCCCGACATGCAGCTGAAGCCCGCGCTCGCCGCCGCCCTCCCGAAGGTGAGCCCCGACGGGCTGACGTACACCTACACCCTGCGCAAGGGCGTCACCTTCAGCGACGGCAAGCCGTTCACCGCCGAGGACGTCGTCTTCACCTACAAGACCGTCCTCGACCCGAAGACCAACAACGCCTCCCGGTCCGAGCTGGACGCCGTCAAGGACGTCACGGCTCCCGGCGGCGACACGGTCGTCTTCACCCTCAAGTACCCCTACGCGCCCTTCGCCCAGCGCACCGTCCACCCGATCGTGCCCCGGCACGTGCTCGTCGGACAGGACGTGAACACCGGCCCCTTCACCACCCGGCCCGTGGGCACCGGCCCGTACCTCCTCAGCTCCTGGTCCAAGGGCGAGAAGCTCACCTTCAAGGCGAACCCCTCCTACTGGGGCGGCGCGCCCGCGGTGAAGAAGTTCACCATGGCGGTCATCAAGGACGACGACGTCCGGGCCACCCGGCTGCGCGCCGGCGACCTCGACGGCGCCATCCTCCCGCCCAACCTGGCCGAGGGCTTCAAGGGCGACAAGTCCAGGAAGACGCACGCGGCCACCACGTACGACTACCGCACCGTGACCCTGCCCACCGGCAACAAGGTCACCGGCGACCTCGCCGTCCGCCGGGCGCTCGACGTCGCCGTCGACCGCAAGGCCATGGTCGACAAGATCCTCGAAGGCGCCGGGAAGCCCGCCTACGGCCCCGTCCCCACCGACAGCGAGTGGTTCGCCAAGGGCACCGAACGCACCCACGACCTCGACCGGGCGAAGCAGATCCTCGACGAAGCGGGCTGGAAGCCGGGCGGCGACGGGATCCGGGTGAAGGACGGCGTCCGCGCCGAGTTCCCGCTCTGGTACCCCTCCGGCGACAAGCTCCGCCAGGACCACGCCCTCGCCTACGCCTCCGACGCGAAGAAGGCGGGCATCTCCGTCAAGACCCAGGCCGGCACCTGGGAGGTCATCGAACCGCGGATGAAGCAGGACGCGGTCCTGGCCGGCGGCGGCTCGCCCGGCGACCCCGACTTCGACCAGTACCTGCTGCTCACCTCCTCCCTCGCGGGCGACGGCTTCAACAACATGGCCTGGTACGACAACCCGGCGGTGGACCAGGCCCTGGTCAAGGGGCGGCAGAGCGGCGACAAGGCCGTCCGCAAGTCCGCGTACGAGACCGTCCAGCGCGAACTCGTGAAGAACCCCGGCTACACCTTCCTCACCCACATCGACCATCTGTACGTCGTCAACGACAAGTGGGACGGACTGAGCACCCAGGTCGAGCCGCACGAGCACGGTCTGGCCTCCGGCCCCTGGTGGAACGTCGAGGACTGGACGCCGAAGAAGTGA
- a CDS encoding ABC transporter ATP-binding protein, translating to MRGGRHVAAVSGASFDLAAGECLALVGESGCGKSVLASALLGLLPGNAQTAGTATVAGTELLGADEHTLALTVRGRLVGLVPQSPAAHLTPVRTVGAQIEETLRELTGLSRKAARSAAVAAAERAAFPADHLDRYPHELSGGLAQRAATALALIGDAPLLLADEPTTGLDRDLVNRTADELRRHTDDGRALLMITHDLAAAERIADRVAVMYAGRIVELTGARGFFGESGPRHPYARGLLNALPERDFTAVPGLPPELSDLPEGCAFAARCDRAGERCAVRPAFTDGVACHHPVTPAAARAASTKDVHRA from the coding sequence ATGCGCGGCGGCCGTCATGTCGCCGCCGTCAGCGGTGCGAGTTTCGACCTGGCGGCGGGGGAGTGCCTGGCCCTGGTCGGTGAGAGCGGCTGCGGCAAGTCCGTACTGGCGTCGGCGCTGCTGGGGCTGCTGCCGGGCAATGCGCAGACCGCCGGTACCGCCACCGTCGCCGGGACCGAGCTGCTCGGTGCCGACGAGCACACCCTGGCGCTTACCGTACGGGGGCGGCTGGTCGGTCTCGTACCGCAGTCACCGGCCGCGCACCTCACCCCCGTCCGGACCGTCGGCGCCCAGATCGAAGAGACCCTGCGGGAGCTGACCGGTCTCTCCCGCAAGGCGGCCCGTTCGGCCGCCGTCGCTGCGGCCGAACGCGCCGCGTTCCCCGCGGACCATCTGGACCGCTATCCCCATGAGCTGTCCGGAGGGCTCGCTCAGCGCGCCGCCACCGCGCTCGCCCTGATCGGTGACGCCCCTCTGCTGCTCGCTGACGAGCCGACCACCGGCCTCGACCGCGATCTGGTCAACCGGACCGCGGACGAACTGCGCCGCCACACCGACGACGGCCGGGCCCTGCTGATGATCACCCATGATCTGGCGGCGGCCGAGCGGATCGCTGACCGGGTCGCCGTGATGTACGCGGGCCGGATCGTCGAACTGACCGGTGCCCGTGGTTTCTTCGGTGAGTCCGGGCCCCGCCATCCGTACGCCCGTGGACTGCTGAACGCCCTGCCCGAGCGCGACTTCACCGCCGTCCCGGGGCTGCCGCCCGAGCTGAGTGACCTGCCCGAGGGCTGCGCCTTCGCCGCCCGCTGCGACCGGGCCGGGGAACGCTGTGCCGTCCGGCCCGCGTTCACGGACGGTGTCGCCTGCCACCACCCGGTGACGCCGGCGGCCGCCCGGGCCGCTTCGACGAAGGACGTGCACCGTGCTTGA
- a CDS encoding ABC transporter permease: protein MARMAGRRALFAFPVLLIVTFGVFAVAAASPFDPVKAYTGTAGMTATQEDLDRIRANLGVDEPLVSRWWNWLTAALQGDLGDSSVLRQPVADAIGERVGWSVLLAVTAFALAVVLGTVLGVLAARSRGGLLDRTVSSAAYTLEAAPAFWLGLLVIWVFALRLGALPAGGLTDTGSDTVTFGQVATHLVLPATVLGITQMPWFFLYVRQGVGDALDEDPVRGARARGISERTVLLHHALRSGMLPMLTLIGSRVPELITGALLVETVFSWPGIAAATVSAATSVDFPLLAALTVLATAAVLIGNLLSDLLYGLADPRVGFDG, encoded by the coding sequence ATGGCCCGCATGGCGGGCCGCCGGGCCCTCTTCGCGTTCCCGGTCCTCCTGATCGTCACCTTCGGCGTGTTCGCCGTCGCCGCGGCATCGCCCTTCGACCCGGTCAAGGCGTACACCGGCACCGCGGGAATGACCGCGACCCAGGAGGATCTCGACCGCATCCGCGCCAATCTCGGCGTCGACGAACCGCTCGTCAGCCGCTGGTGGAACTGGCTGACCGCGGCGCTCCAGGGCGACCTCGGGGACTCCAGCGTGCTCCGCCAGCCGGTCGCCGACGCCATCGGTGAACGCGTCGGCTGGTCCGTCCTCCTCGCCGTGACCGCCTTCGCCCTCGCCGTCGTCCTCGGTACGGTGCTCGGCGTACTCGCCGCCCGCAGCCGCGGCGGTCTGCTGGACCGCACGGTCAGCTCCGCCGCCTACACCCTGGAAGCCGCGCCCGCGTTCTGGCTGGGCCTCCTCGTCATCTGGGTCTTCGCCCTCCGGCTCGGCGCACTGCCCGCGGGCGGGCTCACCGACACCGGAAGCGACACCGTCACCTTCGGCCAGGTCGCCACGCATCTCGTGCTGCCCGCCACGGTCCTCGGCATCACCCAGATGCCGTGGTTCTTCCTCTACGTACGCCAGGGGGTCGGCGACGCCCTCGACGAGGACCCGGTCCGCGGCGCCCGCGCCCGGGGCATCAGCGAACGGACCGTGCTGCTGCACCACGCCCTGCGCTCCGGGATGCTGCCCATGCTCACCCTGATCGGCTCCCGGGTACCCGAACTGATCACCGGGGCGCTGCTGGTGGAGACCGTCTTCAGCTGGCCCGGGATCGCCGCCGCCACCGTCTCGGCGGCCACCTCCGTCGACTTCCCGCTGCTGGCCGCGCTCACCGTGCTGGCGACGGCAGCGGTGCTGATCGGCAATCTCCTCTCCGATCTGCTGTACGGACTGGCCGACCCGAGAGTGGGCTTCGATGGCTGA